The stretch of DNA GATCTTCAATATGTAAGGCACCCGCACCCGCCTTAATCAGAGATTTCACTGTTCTGGATACATTAAATGCCGAAGGACCAAAACCTGTATCTACATCTACCATCAACGGCAGCTCACATACATTGGTTATCCTTTGAATATCGATTAATACATCTTCGAGGGTTGTAATTCCCAAGTCGGGAACACCTAAAGAACCTGCAGCAACTCCGCCTCCTGAAAGATAAATAGCATTGAAACCTGCCTGCTGAGCCAATAATGCATGATTAGCATTGATAGCTCCAACAATCTGAAGAGGATTTTCTTTTTGCATAGCCTCCCGGAACCGTAATCCGGCTGACTTTAAATTGGCATTTTTACTCATCTTAATATCATTGTTCGTTTAATGTTTTTAACTCACATACTATCAACAATTTAAAAAATAGTTTTTTTTTAAATTGTTTAAACTAATCCAACGACCTATAAACCTTGATGAATGGTTGATGATAAATACCTCACTTTGACAATTAATCAGTAATAGTCAGATAATGTGACCGTATGATCACCAACCCTTTTAATGTCTATAAATCATTATAAAAAGCAGTTGATAACTTCACAATACTTTGTAAGAGAGAAAATTATGGAAAGGAGCAATACGGCAGAACTATAGATATACCTGTATTTTTGCAATACATGCGGTAAACACTATCTCTGCATCATGATCATACAACCATATCAATACTGGTGCATCATCAAAACGTATCATACCTGACTATAAGCTTCAGATCGCGAAAGCATCGTCAATTCGAAATAGGCAGGTCTCCTGACTTGTAACGATTTTTATCGTCCTTCCCATTCGCAAAAACGAACAGTGGACCTTGATAGATAAAAACCTTTTTGAGTGTTACTTACAGTTGCGCGACAGTTCGTGATTTACACACGATTCCCTTTTAATACCCAGCTAAGTGTAACCAATTTCGGTTGATAAAGAAGTCTAACTAAACTCCTTGGTCGTAAATATAAGTATTTTATCCAAACACGTATATAATAATCCCCTAACCTATGTTAGGCAAATATAATCCCCTAAAAATGTGCTTGTTAAAAATCATTCAAATGGATAGATCATCAAAAAACAGAGAATATTAATCCTAAAAAAATTCCCTACAAGGAGCAAGCTCCCTCTGCTTTTATTATTTTTTATAGAAAGCTAAGTATCCATCACGGTCGAAATTATTCCGGTAAAAGCTTCCTGGCTTTTTCACCGGCCTTTTGTAGAGACAGGACGTTTTTGGTATTAATGCGATCTGCAAATATGATTCTAAAATAGTGACTGAATTGATTCCCGAAGCCAAATATTTCACCCGGAGTAAATAAAATCCGGTGAGTTTCGCAATAATGATAAAAAGCATAGATATCCAATCTCTCCGGTAATCTTCCCCAAATACTATATCCTCCTGCCGGCTTATAAAAATGAGATCCATCCGGGAAATAATTGCTCAAAGCCTCTCCTATTGCTGTAGCCTGTTCCTGCAATTGTTTACGAAAGACTCGCAAATGTTTCTCATAGCTGTTTTCTTCCAGCAATTTAATCAATAACTCCTGATATATTGGAGCTACGGATCTGCCCAATGAAAATCTCAGCTTTTCTGCTTCCACATAATATTTACCCGGGTGTAGCCAACCCAGACGTATTCCAGGCGCCAATGTTTTGGAAAACGAAGAAAAAGTCATCACCAAACCTGATTCATCAAAATTCCGGATGCAGGAAGGCCTTTCTTCACCAAAATAAAGATCTCCGTAAATATCATTTTCAATAATCGGTATTTCGTACATCAAAGCAACAGATAAAAGCTCTTTTTTAATTTCATCTGTCATGAGAATACCGGTCGGATTATGAAAATTAGGCGTTACCACCAATGCTTTAATGTCATTTTCATTACATATTTTACGAAAATACGCTGTATCAAAACCGATCTCTTCATGTATAGGAATTTCTATCGTTTTAAGCTGGAGGTTGGCTATTACCTCCAATATAGAAAAAACACATGGACTTTCAACAGCAATAGTATCTCCGGGGCGGGTAACTGATGCCAAAGCAATATAAAGCGCCTGAAGAGCTCCGTCAGTGATAATCAATTCTTCGGAATTCAAAGCACAGCCATATTGCCTAGCACGGGATGCTATTAGTTCTCTTAGTTTTAATGAACCGTTTACCGGATAATAACGAAGAAGTGAAGCAGCCTTCTCCCGGATCACTTCCTGCATCTTTTTTAAGATAAGCTTTTGCGGAATCAGCAAATCAGTTGGAGTTGCCGCGTTAAAAGAACCATATTCGTTAGGTCTATTTCTTACCGATGTTAATTTTACATTTTTGCTGAATGTAGTCTCCTCTTTAATCTGTTGTTTCTGAGGTGATGACTGGGCAGTAGTAGCCTTCTTTAAGTCTGAAGCTACAAAATAGCCTGAACGTGGAATATTTTTGACCCAACCTTTGATCACAAGATATTCGTAACCACTCTGAACAGAGCTCATACTCAGACGGTACTCTTTTTTAATTTCCCTGATGGAAGGCAGACGGCTTCCCGGGAGTAGTGTTCCATTTTTTATCTTGTGTTCAATAACAGAAGTAAAAACTTCATATCTGTACGTCTGCATATGGGTTCGTCTTTTCATAACAAATGTACAGAATCTGCTTCTATCTAAAAAGAACTGTATCGATTGTATTTTACCAAACTGTATCGATACTTTGTATTAAGAATCCATAGCTTTGAATAAAAAAGAAGTCAATGGAAATCATATCAAAGTTCACCGTAGGATCAGATCAGGGAATTGACCAGCTTTTTGCTGTGATGAGACCTTATATCAGAAGTATATATAAGGAACATGTTTCTTCAGAAAAAATAGAAGAATATCTCAGCGAACATGTAGAATACAGAAAAATGATCAACACTCTCAATGATCTTTCTATTCAGCTGATCATGGTTTATGTGGATGATGAGCCGGTCGGCTATTGTCTTTTTAAAAGCGGCTCAGGTTATTCCGGCTCTCCTGAAGGAAAAAGAATGACTGAGATCATAGACTTTGCTATACTACCTGAATACAATACCCCTGAGGTACAGTTATCCCTTTGGAAGAAAAGCAGATCGGCAATCACATTTACAGATAGTATCTGGATTATCATCACTGAAAATGATTCTAGAATTCAGTTTTTTAAAGATCAAGGATTTCTTGTCAAGCAAAATACGTTGTTAAAAACATTTCCCCTGCCAGGTCACATCTATGAACTAGAAATAGGATAAAGTATTTGACAAATCCGAATTCCTCTTGTATGATATAAGGACATTTAAAATAAGAATACAAAAAAATAGATTTTAAATAAAATCAAGCGAACCATTAAGAATAGTATAGGATTAAAATCTATCTTAAGATTTTAATAGCACCCAATTCGTTAAAAAAACATTAATTCACAATTAATTCAAATGAAGCAATTTAATTAATTGTACCTTAGAGAAATATTTAATAGGTGGAGCTGCCGATATTTTGATTTTTAAGTTCTGTTGCCATTCGCTTCGCATTATGATATTGTTGTATAGATGGCGTGCAGCGTTTAATTCTTATTATTATGAATGGATCTCCATTTGATTTATCCGATACCACATATCCGGAATTTCTCACCCGATTTAAAACTTCACTTCATCATCTTTTTGACAAAGAAAATATAGATCAACTTAGTCTTTCCAGAGGGCTTCCTCCCAATGTATGGAAGGAAATCATGAATTTAAAGCCTCTTTCTGTAGCTATACCTAAAGAATTTGGCGGTCGTGGTGTAAAAGTAAAAGAATGTTTGGGGTTGTTATCCGAAGCTTCTTATGAATCACTTCCTTTATCCCTAACTTTCGGGATCAACATTGCCCTTTTCCTCGAACCTCTGGCAAAATATGGTCATGAATCTGCTAAAGCCGGTATTTTCAAGAATTTTTTAGATTATGGAGCAATGGGAGGACTAATGATTACTGAACCCGAATACGGAAGTGATGCCCTGAATATGAAAACTCAGAATGAGTTGGTAGGAGAAAGTTATCATGTAAAAGGTACTAAACATTGGCAAGGACTTACAGGAATGGCCAATTACTGGCTCATTACCTCCAGAAATCTAAATGCTGAAGGAAAATTATCGAGAGACGTCGATTTCTTTATTGCTGATACCCACCAAAGAGAGCAGAATATAGAAGTTCTCGAATATTATGATAACGCAGGGCTATACATGATTCCCTATGGATTAAATAAAATTGACATTAAGGTTCCGGAAACCAATAAACTGATCCAGGAATCTACCGGATTAAAAATGATGCTGGATATCCTGCACCGCAGTCGTTTCCAGTTTCCGGGAATGGGTATGGGGTTCTTAAAAAGAATGCTGGATGAGGCCACCCAACACTGTAAAGAAAGAATTGTAGGAACTTCCAACCTTTTCTTCCTGGACCAGGTTCAGTATCAGCTGGCAAAAATGCAGGCATTTTTTACACTTTGTTCGGCAATGTGCGCCAAAAGCTGTAAAGTAAGTGGAATAGAAAATGATGTTTCAGGAAAAGGAATCCACGCCAATAGCATGAAAGCTTTGGTTACTGATATGATGCAGGAATCCGCTCAAATGTATGTTCAGCTTTCAGGAGCAAAAGGATACAGAACATCCCATATTGGAGGAAGAGGAATTATGGACAGTCGTCCTTTTCAGATTTTTGAAGGGTCGAATGAAATGCTGTATACTCAAATTTCAGAAGGAATTCTGAAAGATATGAAAAAGAAAAAGACAGAACATTTCGGTGACTACCTCATTCTTAATGAACTGACTCAGGAAGGAGCTAAGCTCTATACTAAAGAACTCAATTTCAAAGTTGATACAGCTCTTTCTCAAAGAAAAATGATTGATCTTGGAAAAGTTATCGCAAGGATCATTATCATTAATGATTTACTGGAACTGAATAATTCGGGATTCAGCCAGGAACTTACAGACAATGCTATTCAGGTGGTACGTCAGGAAATGGTAAGCCTTCTTGCCTCGATGCACCATCATCAAAACCTTAATATGATGGAAGATACCAGTGAAAAAAGCAATTGGATGACCTTTTCGTAATCATTCTTCTCCGCTATCTTAATCATTCAAAAGCTTCTTTTATGTGGAAAGGAAGCTTTATATATTTTATAAAATGAAGAAAAAAATATACCTATTGGTATGGACGATCTTGATTCCTTTATTAGCATGGATTGCTTATTTCGGGAATCATTTTTTTTCAGGTACCACCTATTCTGTAATTCTGACTATTTTCCTGATCGGCAGTGTACTGGCCGCGGTTCATCATTCAGAAGTCATTGCTTACCGTCTTGGAGAGCCATTCGGAACATTGCTTCTGGCATTTGCTATTACCATCATCGAAGTGGCTTTAATTATCTCCATCATGCTTGGTGCAAAAGGCCTTGAGACAATCACCCTGGCAAGAGATACCGTTTTTGCCGCAGTAATGATCATTATCACAGGAATCATTGGTATTTGTATTATTGTTGGTTCTATAAAATACAGAGAGCAAACTTTTACTTTACAGGGAGTCAGTACCGCATTAATTACCCTTACCACCATCATTATGTTTGTTCTTATCCTTCCTAATTATACCATCAGCCATTCAGGAGGTGAATATACCAAGTTCCAGTTGCTATTTGTTGCCATTGTTTCACTAGGACTCTACTTAGGTTTTACGATGATGCAGACTGTAAGACATCGCAGCTATTTTATCTCTCCTGAAAATAAATTAATGAATGCTCTTTCTTCAGAAGAACGCCTCCCTGCAAAGCCCTCAAAAAAAGAAATGTATATCAGTGGAATATTTTTGATCCTCTGCCTTGGAATTGTTGTTTTGCTTGCCAAGCTTCTATCAAAAGATGTAGAACATATCGTGGTTTGGGCCGGAGCTCCGAAGTCCCTGGTCGGTATTATTATTGCAGGGATTGTTCTTTTACCTGAAGGAATGGCTGCTTTCAGAGCTGCCAGAAGTAATCAGATTCAGACTTCACTGAACCTTGCTTTCGGCTCTGCTTTAGCCAGTATTGGCCTGAGTATCCCCGCTATCGCAATTACATCAGTGATTACCGGAATAAGAATGACGTTAGGTATTGACATTAAATCTACCCTTCTTTTGGGGCTATCCTTATTTATTATCACCATTTCCCTGATCACCGGTAAAACGAATATGATGCAAGGGCTCGTACTTATTGCTATTTTTTTACTTTATCTTTTCATTACGATAGCTCCTTAGCAGAAAGGGATCAGTTGCTTTGCCAGCCTCCTGCTCTCAGCTCCCTTTCTACTTCATTAATATCCGTTAATGGAAGATCATAACTATCATCAATATATCGGATAATATTTTCGTCGGTTTTATCATCCAGCTTTCTGATGAAAAGTTGATTATTGGCTTTTAAATATTCTATGAACAACTCAGGATCTTCTTTGGTACAATATCTTTTTTCGAGTACTGCTCTTTTATCATCATTCACAATAATATCATGAAAAGAAGTATTCATCAAGACAGTTTGAAAAAAAGAATCTCCCGGCAATAAAGTATTGAGATAATACTCTTCAAACTCCATCACTTTTTTATTATTGCTTAAAAAAGCACAAGTATCTCTGGTAAATATCACCCATTTTCCACCAATATAGGGGACAACTCCTTTCATAAACTCTCTTTTATAAATCAGGGAAGAAATACGGTGAGCCAATTCTGTAAAATGATTCTGTATCCTTTGAAGCGTATCCGGCCTGTAGAATTTCTGATCATAATAGAACAGATAATTTTTTCCCCTGCGGGCAGCAAGAAACTCACGGATGATCGTTTGGGATTTTAAAGGATAATCTTCACCACTTAAATTGATAAAGTAATCCCATTCCGTACTCACATTCAATAAAAACTCCATGGCATCCAACTCCGCTTGTATCATACTGAACCCTCCTGAGATAATATTCATGCTCTCGAGGATATAGGCATTAGGAAACTGTACTAGAAACAATTGAATTTCTTCAGTAATTTCGGGCTTTGCTTTCCGGTCAATGTGAATAAGATAAAACTGATCACGGGAATATATCTTATGAAATAGTTTCATAAATTTTTCCGGCTGATCATGAATCATAATGAAATAGGCTATTTTTACAGAGTCTGAAGAAAGCCTTTTTAAAGGTTGTGACTGGGTCTGGGTAATGGAATGGTAGGGTTGCATGGTAGAGAGATTAAAATCATCCGCACCTGCAAACAACTTAATAACATATAAAGCTACAAATAATTTTTTGAAAATCAATCAATTAAATCATCCTTATTCCATATTTTTATTGTATATTTGCATATAATAAATAAACAGGCCTCTGCCTTTGCTTTCTGTTACAGTTTAGAATACCCATTTTTTTCTTTCCAGTTTTTGCTTTTTCAGCTGCCAAATTTAACCCTTATTTATTTCATGAATGAATATTTATATTGGCAATTTTAACCTTCAAACGAAAGAAAAACAATTAGAAAGCTCTTTTACTCCTTTAGGAGATTTACTCACAGTAGAAATTATTAAAGAAGACCATTCCGAAAGCTCCCGAGATGACGGATTTGTAAAAATGCCTAATTAAACTACGGCATGACATGCTATTGCAAAACTCATAACAGCCTAAGGGAAAGAAATCCGGCACTGTAATGAACCAAGCAAAATAAATAATGGAAAAAAGTAAGAATCACACCCTTTCTTCATCCAAATACCCAATAACAAAATAATTATATCAATCTCCCGAACACGGAACCAATTGATAAAAACGTCGAAGTTTTCGACAACCTTATATGAATTTCAAAAATCTAAATTTAATCAACCCTATTATACGTGCTGTAACCGAAGCAGGATATTCAAAGCCTACAGAGATACAAAGCAATGTAATTCCTCAGATTCTGATGGGTAGGGATGTTATGGGATGCGCACAGACAGGAACCGGAAAAACAGGTGCATTTGTAATGCCTGTTCTTCAGTTACTAAAGAAGAGCGCTCCGGAGCATAAAGAAATTCGAACATTGATATTAACGCCAACAAGAGCATTAGCTACTGAAGTTGAGGAAAATTTTAAAATATATACGAAATACCTTCCTTTATCTTTATTCACTGTTTACGATGGTGTTTCACAAGGAGGCCAGCTTGCTGCTCTGAGAAAAAGAGTAGATGTTTTGATTGCAACTCCTGAAAGGTTGTTGGATCTGGTAGCTCAAAGACATATTAACCTATCTAAAATCGAAATTCTGATTTTAGATGAAGCTGATAAAATGCCGAATGCAAGTTTTATAGACCAGGTAAAAAAGGTTCTTAAACTTATTCCGCAAAAAAGACAGACCCTGTTCTTTTCATCAACAATGCCGAAAGATCTGCGAAGATTTGCCGACAGCCTACTGAATAACCCGGTAGAAATTATGATTACTCAGGACTCCTCAATTGCTAAAAACGTTGATCCGTCCATAAGTCTTGTTGAAAAAAAAGAAAAAACTGATTTGCTTGTCAACTTATTACAAGATGATTCTCTTTTACGCTCCCTTCACTTTGCAATGAAGAGAACCGTAAGGATATAAAAAAGCAATCAATAGATGACAGACTATAAAAGGCTTGTCACCCGCAAATATTTAATACAATAACTAAATAATAAAATTAATTTATGGCAGATTCTTTCTCTAAAAAAGAAAATTTCAAGAAAAAAATTCAAAAACAAAAAGAAAAGGCTTTGCGTCGCGAAGACCGTAAAACTAATAACAATAAGGGAAAAGGACTTGATGAAATGCTAACGTATGTTGACTCATACGGAAGACTTACGTCTACTCCACCAGAAGAAAAACAGGAAATCAATCTTGACGATATTCAGTTAGGAGCAGCACCTATTCCCGAAGAAGAGATCCGTAAATCAGGTATTATCACATTTTTCAGTGATAAAGGGTATGGTTTTATCGCTGAAGATAAAACAAAGGAGAATGTATTTTTCCATACCAATAACTGTATTGAGGAAGTAAAAAAAGGAAATAAAGTATCATTTGAAAAAGAGCGATCTCCAAAAGGATTTTCTGCAGTTAATATTCAATTGATTAGATAATAAAAAAATAACAACAATTTTAATAACAAATACAATGCAAGAAGGCACAGTAAAATTTTTTAACGAAACAAAAGGTTTCGGATTTATTTCTCCATCAAACGGAGGAGAAGATATTTTTGTACACGCTTCAGGATTAAGCACTAGAATCATTCGTGAGAACGATAAAGTGACTTTTGAAGTACAAAAAGGTGAGAAAGGATTAAATGCAATAAATGTAAAGCTAGCTTAGTTCTACAGATATTCTCCATAAGATGATATCAACTCATTGATTAAGCCCCATTTATGGGGCTTTTTTATGCATATACTCTAGATTTCTGAAAACTATTTTTATAACTGAGCCTTCTAATAAAAGCTCAGTTTCAATTTTTCAACAAAATATATCGCCGTGATTTTATCAGAAAATCGTTTCTATTAAGAGCCTGTTTAAAAATTTCTCAAAAAAATAATAAAGAATTTCATTTTTGTTTCCTCGCAGATTCTACATTCTTTACCACGTAAATAGAAAAGATTCGTGTATTCGTGGCAAAAAATAAAATTAGAAAAATGACCTAACACTCTCATATAAAATTAGAAACAAAGCAACAGGATTATAAATACATTAGAATAGCCACGAATAAGGCTCTTTACAATGTATTCAGATGTTTTTATGTTCAGAATAATCCGGGATTCTCAATATTTAGAAAACTTAATCAACTATATAAAGACTTAATTTTAGAAATTTAATTACTCAGCTCACTTGTAAAAATACTATATTTATTCAATCCAAAAATTATACTATTGGTGTTCGCATCGGAATTTAAACCGAATTAATGGAAAAGTTAAAAGTTTCCTGAAATCCGGAGCTTTTTTGACAAGCTGCGAATAGTCTGTATAGTCCGGATATTATTAAAAACACAAATATGAAAATTACAATTACCAGAACTACCAGCATGGTAGACAAGGGCGCTCTTCTGAAACGTCTTCAGCATAATATGTTTACAGAAGTATTAAATATTCCCAGAAAATTCAGTGATATCCAACATACGCAAATTAAAGCTTTAGTATAATGAAGAGAACTGGTAAAATAGTAAAGCGGATATTATTTATATTGTTAGGCTTCGTTGCCGTCCTTAGTATACTGGTCTATTTCTATATGCGACAGTCAGAATTTGGAGCCTTACCTGAAGGTAAACGGCTTGAAATGGTACAAGCTTCACCTCATTATAAAAATGGCAAATTTAGAAATCTGGTTGAAAGGCCTGTTCTTACTGAAGGATATAACATGACAAAGGTTATTTATACGACATTATTTACAGATTTTCCTAATAGAAATCCTATCGATTCCCTTCCATCCGTAAAAACTAATTTAAAGACACTGAACCCACAGGAAAATGCTTTGGTTTGGTTTGGACATTCTTCTTTTTTCCTTCAGCTAGATGGAATAAAGATCATAGCAGATCCTGTATTTAGTGGGAAAGCCTCTCCAATACCCGGCAGTATTAAAGCATATAAAGGAAGCGACATCTATACTGTAGCAGACTTACCTGATATAGATTACTTACTTCTATCCCATGACCATTATGATCATCTGGATCACGAGACCGTCAGCGCATTACAGAAAAAAGTAAAATTTGTGATCTGCGGATTAGGAAATGGAGCTCATTTCGAACGCTGGGGATACACTTCTGAACAGATTATCGAAAAAGATTGGTATGAGTCTGTAGAAATAAAACCCGGATTCAAAATATTCACCGAATCTACCCATCATGAATCC from Chryseobacterium piperi encodes:
- a CDS encoding DEAD/DEAH box helicase, whose amino-acid sequence is MNFKNLNLINPIIRAVTEAGYSKPTEIQSNVIPQILMGRDVMGCAQTGTGKTGAFVMPVLQLLKKSAPEHKEIRTLILTPTRALATEVEENFKIYTKYLPLSLFTVYDGVSQGGQLAALRKRVDVLIATPERLLDLVAQRHINLSKIEILILDEADKMPNASFIDQVKKVLKLIPQKRQTLFFSSTMPKDLRRFADSLLNNPVEIMITQDSSIAKNVDPSISLVEKKEKTDLLVNLLQDDSLLRSLHFAMKRTVRI
- a CDS encoding MBL fold metallo-hydrolase, coding for MKRTGKIVKRILFILLGFVAVLSILVYFYMRQSEFGALPEGKRLEMVQASPHYKNGKFRNLVERPVLTEGYNMTKVIYTTLFTDFPNRNPIDSLPSVKTNLKTLNPQENALVWFGHSSFFLQLDGIKIIADPVFSGKASPIPGSIKAYKGSDIYTVADLPDIDYLLLSHDHYDHLDHETVSALQKKVKFVICGLGNGAHFERWGYTSEQIIEKDWYESVEIKPGFKIFTESTHHESGRGFISGQALWLSFLIQAPSMNIYYSGDGGRDDRFKTIGSKYGKIDWAIMECGQYNKAWQSVHELPEEVALATKELHAQNLLPVHHSKFTLANHPWKEPLEKISELSKNQPYRLTTPMIGELVQLDSQRQQFKEWWKNIH
- a CDS encoding RNA recognition motif domain-containing protein; this translates as MNIYIGNFNLQTKEKQLESSFTPLGDLLTVEIIKEDHSESSRDDGFVKMPN
- a CDS encoding cold-shock protein, which gives rise to MQEGTVKFFNETKGFGFISPSNGGEDIFVHASGLSTRIIRENDKVTFEVQKGEKGLNAINVKLA
- a CDS encoding aminotransferase-like domain-containing protein, translating into MKRRTHMQTYRYEVFTSVIEHKIKNGTLLPGSRLPSIREIKKEYRLSMSSVQSGYEYLVIKGWVKNIPRSGYFVASDLKKATTAQSSPQKQQIKEETTFSKNVKLTSVRNRPNEYGSFNAATPTDLLIPQKLILKKMQEVIREKAASLLRYYPVNGSLKLRELIASRARQYGCALNSEELIITDGALQALYIALASVTRPGDTIAVESPCVFSILEVIANLQLKTIEIPIHEEIGFDTAYFRKICNENDIKALVVTPNFHNPTGILMTDEIKKELLSVALMYEIPIIENDIYGDLYFGEERPSCIRNFDESGLVMTFSSFSKTLAPGIRLGWLHPGKYYVEAEKLRFSLGRSVAPIYQELLIKLLEENSYEKHLRVFRKQLQEQATAIGEALSNYFPDGSHFYKPAGGYSIWGRLPERLDIYAFYHYCETHRILFTPGEIFGFGNQFSHYFRIIFADRINTKNVLSLQKAGEKARKLLPE
- a CDS encoding acyl-CoA dehydrogenase family protein, coding for MNGSPFDLSDTTYPEFLTRFKTSLHHLFDKENIDQLSLSRGLPPNVWKEIMNLKPLSVAIPKEFGGRGVKVKECLGLLSEASYESLPLSLTFGINIALFLEPLAKYGHESAKAGIFKNFLDYGAMGGLMITEPEYGSDALNMKTQNELVGESYHVKGTKHWQGLTGMANYWLITSRNLNAEGKLSRDVDFFIADTHQREQNIEVLEYYDNAGLYMIPYGLNKIDIKVPETNKLIQESTGLKMMLDILHRSRFQFPGMGMGFLKRMLDEATQHCKERIVGTSNLFFLDQVQYQLAKMQAFFTLCSAMCAKSCKVSGIENDVSGKGIHANSMKALVTDMMQESAQMYVQLSGAKGYRTSHIGGRGIMDSRPFQIFEGSNEMLYTQISEGILKDMKKKKTEHFGDYLILNELTQEGAKLYTKELNFKVDTALSQRKMIDLGKVIARIIIINDLLELNNSGFSQELTDNAIQVVRQEMVSLLASMHHHQNLNMMEDTSEKSNWMTFS
- a CDS encoding calcium:proton antiporter yields the protein MKKKIYLLVWTILIPLLAWIAYFGNHFFSGTTYSVILTIFLIGSVLAAVHHSEVIAYRLGEPFGTLLLAFAITIIEVALIISIMLGAKGLETITLARDTVFAAVMIIITGIIGICIIVGSIKYREQTFTLQGVSTALITLTTIIMFVLILPNYTISHSGGEYTKFQLLFVAIVSLGLYLGFTMMQTVRHRSYFISPENKLMNALSSEERLPAKPSKKEMYISGIFLILCLGIVVLLAKLLSKDVEHIVVWAGAPKSLVGIIIAGIVLLPEGMAAFRAARSNQIQTSLNLAFGSALASIGLSIPAIAITSVITGIRMTLGIDIKSTLLLGLSLFIITISLITGKTNMMQGLVLIAIFLLYLFITIAP
- a CDS encoding cold shock domain-containing protein; this translates as MADSFSKKENFKKKIQKQKEKALRREDRKTNNNKGKGLDEMLTYVDSYGRLTSTPPEEKQEINLDDIQLGAAPIPEEEIRKSGIITFFSDKGYGFIAEDKTKENVFFHTNNCIEEVKKGNKVSFEKERSPKGFSAVNIQLIR
- a CDS encoding beta-1,6-N-acetylglucosaminyltransferase, whose amino-acid sequence is MIFKKLFVALYVIKLFAGADDFNLSTMQPYHSITQTQSQPLKRLSSDSVKIAYFIMIHDQPEKFMKLFHKIYSRDQFYLIHIDRKAKPEITEEIQLFLVQFPNAYILESMNIISGGFSMIQAELDAMEFLLNVSTEWDYFINLSGEDYPLKSQTIIREFLAARRGKNYLFYYDQKFYRPDTLQRIQNHFTELAHRISSLIYKREFMKGVVPYIGGKWVIFTRDTCAFLSNNKKVMEFEEYYLNTLLPGDSFFQTVLMNTSFHDIIVNDDKRAVLEKRYCTKEDPELFIEYLKANNQLFIRKLDDKTDENIIRYIDDSYDLPLTDINEVERELRAGGWQSN